From the genome of Chloroflexota bacterium:
GATGACTCCCAAGGCTGTCCCATGGTTTCCTGAAGTAGCTAAGAAGCCAGCATTGCAATGAGTCAGAATGGTGAATCCATCGCCAATGAGTTCAGCACCATAGCGGGATATCTGGCTGGTAGCCCACTCTTCGTGAGTGTGGATGGCTTTTGCCTCCTCGATGAGGGCAGCCTTGATCTTGGAAATAGTCCCTTGGCTTTCGGTTACCACCTGCATTCGGTTGATGGCCTGAAGAAGGTTAACCGCCGTGGGCCTGGTGGAGATCAGCACTTCGGCAATACGCCGTAGCTCGATAAGGAAGTCTGTCTTGCTGCTGGCCTTGATAGTCTGGGCACCCAGAGCCATTCCGTAGGCAGCGGTGATCCCGACCACCGGAGCACCACGCACCTTCATTTCCTTGATTGCCTGAGCAACCTCTCGATAAGTTGAAAGCTCCAGGTAAACCTCTGCTTGAGGCAGCCGGGTCTGATCGAGGATTCTGACTTTTCCCTTGAACCATTCTATGACTTGCATGCGTACAGTCTGTTGTTATCCTTTCACCAGGCTGCTTTTGTCGATGGGCAACTGCTGTGGAACCACAGCAGGAGTCGGGCGAAGAACGCAAATCGAAATTGCCAATTCGCCTTTGCCCGGCAGTACATACTTTGTGCCCTTAGACTCAGGGCTATGGAGTTTAGCCTCTGGGTAGCCCTAGTCCTCTGAGGGCGATGATGTTCCTCTGGACCTCGGCAGTGCCAGCGCCAACAGTCGCTGCCATGGCGTAGAGGTATTGCCGCAGGAAGAAGCCTCGCAAGGGAGCCCACTTACAGTTCTCCTCCAGAGGCCCGTACTGCCCGAGGAGTTGCATGGCTGCCTGAGCCACGTGCTGCTGCAACTCTGCTCCCGATACTCGTGACATGGATGCCTGGTGATCCACGCTTTGACCTGTGCTCTGCATCCACACGATTCTCTGGGCCAGAAGCCTGACTGCCTGGCTCTCCACAAATAGATCAGTCAGCCTGTTTCGAACTAGAGGGTTCTTGAACAATGGCACTCCATTTCGCTTCGTTTCCTTAGCGAATTCTATCAAGCGAGTTAAGTTCCGGCGTGCCGCAGCAATGCGGTGAATACCTGATCTTTCATAGCCCAGCACGGCGCCGGTTACCCTCCAGCCATCATTCTTCTTGCCTACCAGGTTACCCTTGGGGACACGCACATTATCGAAGAAAATCTCACAGTAGGTGCCAACGATGTTGGGCAAGAAACGGACAGTCACGCCCGGCGATTTCAAGTACACGAGGAAGAAGCTGATACCTCTGTGCTTAGGGGCCTCGGGGTCGGTCCTGGCCAGCACGAAAGTCCAGTCAGCGTGGTGAGCACCCGTGCTCCACACCTTTTGGCCATCCAGAATAAAGCAATCTTCCTTCTCTACGGCTCGCATGGCCACCGCTGCCAGGTCAGAGCCGGCCCCTGGTTCACTGAAACCCTGACAC
Proteins encoded in this window:
- a CDS encoding acyl-CoA dehydrogenase, encoding MDFRFSEDDERFRQEVLEFIKQEMPPGWTGTGLLQEAKDGPEWEFSCGMLRKLGTKGWHSLSWPKEYGGQGSVSKQFILSDEMYYHELPGVDLQGALMCAPTLIEYGSDEQRKEFLPKIARGEQVWCQGFSEPGAGSDLAAVAMRAVEKEDCFILDGQKVWSTGAHHADWTFVLARTDPEAPKHRGISFFLVYLKSPGVTVRFLPNIVGTYCEIFFDNVRVPKGNLVGKKNDGWRVTGAVLGYERSGIHRIAAARRNLTRLIEFAKETKRNGVPLFKNPLVRNRLTDLFVESQAVRLLAQRIVWMQSTGQSVDHQASMSRVSGAELQQHVAQAAMQLLGQYGPLEENCKWAPLRGFFLRQYLYAMAATVGAGTAEVQRNIIALRGLGLPRG